Part of the Xiphophorus couchianus chromosome 8, X_couchianus-1.0, whole genome shotgun sequence genome is shown below.
CAAGTTGTATGTTCAGAGATGTATTCGGCTTATCTTTTTAGGATTTAGTGTTTATTTCAtcttgtgttgctttttcatCATCTCCAATCAGTCTGGCTATTCTCCTCTGAGCTCTGACATCAACAAGTTATATCTGACCACACCCCACCGCCAATGATTCGTTatcttctgtttttcagaacattttgtgTAAACCAGAGGGGTTTTTGTGTGCGAAAATGATagtgaatttaattaaatagtTAGACTATCCATAGGGACTGCCTGACCATTTCTTGATGGTCAATTTGTTCTTCAGCAAGTTGCCTCCACCATGTCTAGATACCTAAACACATTGATTTCCTGCCAGGAGATTTTCAGATGAGCTCTTTGTGTTAACAAGCTATTCTACTGATAAAGTTACTAGTGAGTGCAAACAGGAAATTCCTGCACAGCTGATGTGAAGTGAGTGAAACTGAGGATCACAAAATCCAAACTGTCAATGCAACACACCGTTGTGCATTTTGCTCACAAGTATTTGATGATTGCGCTGTGTTTTAGTCTTCGTTTTTCCGCCAGAATAGCTGATTGTGAGCCTCTTCATTAACAGCATGCAATGCACTTATGTTTCATGGACCATGTCATTAGAGATGTGCCTCACAGGAGGAGGATGTTAAGGAGGAGAGAGAGTACAGAGCTCAGAAATGAATTTAGATGCAAATGACATTTCACACAACCTCTCAGCATCTAAACACAATATGTTTCCTGTTACAGAATCAGTGATCACGGACTACTCTGCACTGTTTAAATGTCCAGACTACTTCAATAGTATCAACAGATGGCTTTCTGCTGGCCTTCCAGCATCACACAGGCAGCACTCTACAAATGTCAGGTGAAGCAGGTGCACAGTGAGATCAACTGGCCCTTTGAGGGCAATATTTCTCCCCTCTGTTtacatttgggaagaaaaaaatcaactgctTGTGTGGAATTTCAAAAAGTATCCCAATATTGAggcattaattatttttcataaagtttGGGATGAACCACTTCAGTGCCAattattagctttttatttttatctgcacaACCTAATTTCACCCAATTCAGCCAACGTAGTTAGTGTTATGATTTCAAAAAAGATTAAGAAAAGGTCACTGAATGGttgattttaaatcttttttcaaCCTGTTTCTTTAGACATTGCCCTTATAGCTTCTAGTGAATAGCAAAGGAGAAgttaactgttttcttttttgatattATATTTTAGATCTCAACTGTTGCCTTCTTTTCCAAGAGTTATGTATACTCTGGTGAGTTTCTGTATGTGCTATTTGGCTCTCTGCCCAGGGCATCCTTTTGCTAGGAGGTGGCTCAACCAGGGAAACTGGAAGAATCAATTTAATCACCCCGCCCAATTTTCTCTTGCTTATTTGCATATTGAGTCAGTGAGAACTGGGTGTGTCCCCATCTCTAAAACACATTGTGTGGTCATGCATGAACTGGATTATTCTAACAAATAGACCAATAAATAGGTACTTAAACAATCAGCTCTGATGTAGACTTGCATAGTTTTGCTGTGATTCTTGATAAGGGAAGCTGTTGCTAACAGAAGCTCCGATGTCCCTGCTCACAGCAGCATGTTTTGCAATGAGGTAATTTTGTTGGCTTAAATTGGTTGTGATTGGAATAATCAACATATCCTGTGCACATGTTTCATGGGTGTCAAACAAAATTTAGGTGCATTCCCACCACTTACTGGATCAGAGTGTGTGCATCAGTGATACCTGTGAGCCAAAATTGAGGGAACTGAGAAAGGTGTAATCACTAAAATTAATCAAGATTTCATGTGTTAATCAGAAGGTTGGATAACATCCTGGTTGGTCATGACAGAGTCTCTCTGACCCATCTTATCAAAACAAGTTTGGACTGAACTGTAAAAGCATGTTAGTAACTAGGCAACCACATAGAAATGGTACAGGATTCTCTAATTTAGGCCCTGAATTGTAGATTGAGATCAAAATTACTATAGTTACAAAATTCAGGTAATTGGAAGACAGCTGTTTGATTTCACTGTTTGTGTAAACCCAGCTTGATACCGTCCTAATTCATAGATGTtcctgaatatattttattttctgtgattaaaaaataaaaataataataataataaaaaatgtcttcttcttcatatattttctgtcattgctAATCGACAGTGTGCTGTGTTACAGTTACCTATATTGGCGCGTGCGGAGTCACTGGAGGTGACATTAATGCTATGTTCTATATAACAGTGCTAATATCAGACAAACTTTGGCAGGAATACGACCTGAGCGTATTTCTGTACAATCACGATCATAATCCTTCCTGTGTAGTTCCACCTGACAAGACTAGGAAGCACAAGGAAGCAACAAAATGACACAGTATTTTCAAGCTTTTGTTTCATCGGTTCTGGCTTGGCCGGCTTTGGTATGATCCCACAGATAATTGGAGACTAATGAGTTGGCATAGGCTGATTTGGGGACATCCGTCCTTATGTTTTAGGCGGCTGTCCAGCCTCTATGGAGTCAAGACGGAATCTGATAGCAGTTTTGTCAATGACAGGCAGCAAATAGCAATGAGCCACTCATGTGCGCTCAAAGTGCACCAGTTAGTGAGTCCATTTGCCAAGTTATTAAGCtgcatttggttttattttaggtCAGCAGTAAAGTGCACTTACTCTTTCTATGTGTTAGGGTTGAGAGGCAGAAATAACCATCTTCTGCTGCTGAGGACAGCAGGGCTGTCTGCTTTATAACAAAGCATAGCGCACATGCCTTTAGACAAACTTAAGCTTTTATTATCCATGCCCAGAAAGCATTGGATTACGAGAAATAACTGTAGAAGGTAAAGTGGTAAAATAATAAGCTTTGAAGCATAtaattctaaaaatgtttaacataaaaGATGGATTTTAGCAAAAGAAAGAAGGGAAACCATACAGaacattcaaaaaatattaataactcTTGAATTTATATTGCAGTATGGAACTGCAATATATTCcagtgggattttatgtgatagaccaataacaaattgtgtatatttattaagtaaacaataaacatattccagtgggattttatgtgctaGACTAAAAATTGTGTATATTTATTAcgtaaacaataaatatattccagtaggattttatgtgatagactaaaaattgtgtatatttattgggtaaacaataaatatattccagtaggattttatgtgatagatcaataCCAAGTTGatctatatttattatttattaagtaaacaataaatatattccagtaggattttatgtgatggactaaaaattgtgtatatttattaggtaaacaataaatatattccaGTGGGagtttatgtgatagaccaatacaaagttgtgtatatttattaggtaaacaataaatatattccagtaggattttatgtgatagatcaataCCAAGTTGatctatatttattatttattaagtaaacaataaatatattccagtaggattttatgtgatagatcaatgTAAAGCTGTCTCTACatttcttaaataaacaaaataaatttgaaacgTTTGGTGTGCTTCGTGAAACTACCACAACTTACTGCAAATGCGTCTGCAAATTAGACATTTGAAACTTTGCACATTCTTCTTTCAAACTATTAGTCAAGCTCAGTCAGCTGGAGAGCCTACATGActgcactttttaaagtttttgcacAGATGTTGCTTGAGTTTATGTAGGTCTTAACATTTACTTGAATATCCTACCACTTGAATAGGTTTTGATTAAAGCTATCCCATTTGCAGTTCTGATTTCATGTTGAGGCTTTTCAACCCAATCTCAAATCTTTTCAAATTCTGATGTTTCCTATGGCAGCCATTCAGGGGTGATTAAAGGCTTGCTCATACAGGGATTTAGCCAAAGCTCCTCCTAGGAACTGCACTCTCCAGCTGAGCTTCTGCATGACAAAGCACCCCTCCACTGCACCTTCCCTACACAGTTCcaccagactagtggcagcagcaattagccaaCACCTAGTGGAACTGTGCAtgtgctgagctcatcatatgaACTATTTCTCAGTCCAATGCTCCTAAGAATGGTCATTGTGGAGAAGAACTGTtatgatgatgtgctgaaggcagAATGTTGGAAACaggaacttcttaaagagacagagagcaaTTTCaaagtatacatttttttaagttatttttgacaTATGCATAGTCttaataacaactgaaagtagtttacttgattgtggtataaaatggcactatacacctgaaaaatacataaatactcCCTATAaattttgatctcatctgacTGTATTTCTCTTGTCAACTATGTGATTGTCATTCACTGCAAGCAGGAGCTCTAATGGCTACACTTGAAACTGTACCCACATACTCACACTTGCTGTGTGTATTCTGTGAACTGTGCCGACTATGCACACACTGTGCACTGTCCTTCATTTACAacaatcaaattaaatcaaactggtttgaatacaaatgcacctgacattgactttttatttgtgaaaacctTGAAAGACCATCagtaattttctttccacttcacaaattGTCGCTACCTCATGTCGTTCTAGCTCAATGTACAACACATTGAATTGGgggcaaaatgcaaaaaggttTTTGCCAGTTACTGTAGATAATGACTTCAGATGGGAATAAACAAAAGTTgcaaaggaataaaaaatatttttttttttttaaatccatgcTCAAAAATAGGTTTTGAGTTACAAAAACATCCTGATGGCTGCAGGGTTCAAGGGCATGCAAAATTTAATGTGTGCTAGACGAAAGGAgaaatttctttcaaatgaagcagcaaaaaaaaaaaatagtaatgaTGAAAAGGACCTCAGCTGGGAGGTAATAGAGACACAAACCCTTTGAGTGACACCTAGGAGGGTGACTTGTGCTGCTTTGTGAATAAGATTAGAGGAAGGAGTGGGGAAGAAGATGGCCTACAGAGGCCTTAGCTCATAGATGTCTCATTAAACTGCATGCCATGTCAGTCAGAGGCAAAGGGGTGTTTTGTGAGCCAGCCTCAATCTGTAGGTAATCCAGGAGTCACTTCTAATAAAGCAACCATACTTTGCAAATGGGAAGAATGCAGAGTAGAAGTCTTGTCTTGTGCGTCCTCGTGGGATGCAAGGCTGAGCGAAAGTTCACATTCATGTTTAGTGGAAATTGCCTATATATTTTAGTCCACTCTTGAACATGCATTTGGTTCTAAGTATTTTAAATAGACATGAGAGATTATGCACCACCATTTGTCTGCATCACTTTTCTTACCTTGTCTCCTTTTAGATTTTGATATGCATTATACAccttagacaaaaataaattgactaCTCTCACAAATCTTGTGATCCTCATCTTTCAATCTCTACAGTGTGTATGTTAAAGTAGCACAATTGTTGGACCTAGAATGAAGAAATATGATGGATGGAGCTGTTGGTATAATCAATAGCCAGCACAAATTATCTTTGCGGCTCCACAGTTCCCTCCATCTGTAAGGGATGATGAAAGAATcttctgaaaacaaacactaaGTGTTTCTCTTTCAATCACACTGCAAGACACAGACAAATACACATACAATCCCCATATGGGATCGGCAGATGCTTGGCAGTGAACTAAATGGCTATGTTAGACACCATATGCTGTATGATGCCTCTCAGCCACACTATGTCAGGCACTTACATCTGACAAATCCCCAGAAGATTATTGAGATTCCACAAAATCGAAGTTATGCCTTTGACTGGAATAGAGGTATTCCCAAAGTCTGGAGATTTCCATGTTTCAAAGTTTGTACATACTAAAAATATGGCACGTTCAGTTTGGACTCATGGTAGTACCTGTCACcatattttaatctaattaGAAGATAGATCACTTCTATCTTCATGTATTAATCTTCTCTCAGTCTGATCATGGCAATACATTTCATACTTGATATTGCCTTGAGAAGCAGACTGAGGTGAGCATTCTCTCATGCTATCTATTCCAGGGGAAATCAATGTATCTTAATGACAGATCATTAGTTGCTGGGCAAAAGGGAGAGATGAATGGGGGAATTTTAAGTGGAAACCACTGATTCCaagctaataaataaacaggTTTGTTGAAGGAAGTTACATACCCCTTTTTGTTATCGCTATACCACAAAtcattattttgatgttttacctAAACTTCAAACCCTGTTGaactattttcacattttgttacctTAATACCCACTCACCTCAATggattttattggcattttacATGATAGACatatataaatttaataaaccaacacaaaacacaaagacaaagttTGCTGTGCATTTCTATTCAATCAACTTATACTTAAATCCCTACTTATTTCCATACTATCCTCCAATATTCATCAAATTAATTTACTTCACATGTGTGCAAACCACAgctatatgttttcttttaaacaatgTGATGGAAACTGTGTATCATCCTCACAACATTATGGTGCTTCTGCTTTTCCCCATGATCTTATCATTTTTGCCGTGTCTGGTGTGTTCTTCATTCTGCAGGATGCTGTTTGTTTGCTAATGTTCTTTAGCAAAcgtctgaggccttcacagaacaaaaaacaaaataattgaaaaaaagcatttgtcttaattacattttaaatgtgctactttgtttttgtccaaaacataaaatcctacTAAATCCACTAAAGTTAGTCATTCTAAGgtaattaaatgtaaaagaaaatatatgtatGCCAGCTACTATGTCTTGTTTCTATGGGATTATGCCTTCCCTTTCTCCAAGCTCCAACCCttatgaaaactaaaatgtacATTCCAGTTTAATGCTCTTTCTAATTCCAAGTCTGCTGGATTTATCTTTCAAgtcctaaatatttaattaatcttAGAACTAATCCTACaactaaacttaaaaatgaTGAACACCCTCGGTCCATATTTTCTGGTTTCTTCATCAGTTTCTCTGTCGCTGCAGTAgtgtaataaatgtaattcaCACACTTGAATTTCAGGCTCCAAATTTGTCATGGCCAGCTCTTCCAGTGTATCTTCACAAGCGGCTCGTGTTCATTATTCCTACAGTTTTGTTAAATTGCAGAATTTCTAAGAAAAGTGCACTTGATGGTACTTTATCACACCATGAATCCTAAAGCCTTCCTTGGGATCTGCAGGTGCAGCAACCAGGGTGTAAAATGTAGCTGTTTTTAATAAAGGAACACCTGTACACCAGCTTACCTGAACAACCATTAATGCAGACATGTGGGATCAGTACTCAACACAGAATCAAAAAAAAGACAGGGACTTTTGTTAAAGTACATGTTGAATACACAAATCTGAGATATGTTGTATTATTATACTAAATTCTGTTTTGAGTATGTTTATGTTTACTAACTAttcatgtgaaaaagttaagaTTTTTCTGAGTAGTTTTATATGCTTTATTGAACTAAAATCAGGAgtataaaatgtgtgtttttgaaaaggttttctgaACTTCTTTTCATGTGAACACCTTTCACCAAATTCCATGGCATCCACTGTTTTGTCTCCTCTGTAGTAAATATAGCCCGACAATCAATGCAGCATAACGTTTCCAGAGTCATATCTTCATCCATATTTGGAGTTACTCTTTCCAAAAGCAATCACAGTGCCAATTGCAGAAGCAGATCAGTCATGGAGAGTGAAATTTTACTcagcacagaaaaaaatcagcatgAAAGGAGTGATAGTTGTGTCTACAGTCCTGGAGGCGTTTCAATTTAGACTCCAGTCATTTCATGTTTAACCAAACCAAAGCAGAACAGATTCAGTCTGAATCAttactttttgcttttcacTGGTCCAAAAACATCACTATATCCCCAGAGGAATGGAATTTCACAACACCTCTCTGCAGAATCAAACAACTACCTGAAAGCCAGTTTTGTGGATTAGTGTGGGCATGAAGTTCAGCAAGCGAGTGTGTGTTGTCTTGTGTTTTGCATTCTCAAGACTCCTAAGAAGAAAGTCTGTGAGGTTAGGCTCTGGCATTTTGATGAAGCCAAGTTGAAATATCTTATTTCAGGCATGTGATAAATGAGGAGTTTAGGTACAGCTATTTGGATTGTATTTCAAGATATTTCTATATCTTGGTCTTAAAAAGTCAACTgagtaaaagtcttaaattcattttaaggacattgaaaagttttaaatattaaacattttaatagattttaaatttcatttagcTGTACAATTGTACCATTGTTCATTCATTgcttctttcataatttttgtgtaaattctGGCTTTATTTCTGAGACAAAAATACAGGTCTTATAATGCAGGGTAGCAAGCAaccttttctgaaatatttcatttaaaaattctgCTCCTGAAGCTACCTTGTTTTAGTAGGTAGTTTCAGTAGGTGGTAATTAAAATCACCACATCCTTTATCCTGGTAAGCTGTTTACAAGAATGGCAATGAAGATTACTATACACTGCAACATGGTATTGAAGGTTTcaactatttttaaattaaaaagctgcatttaGGTTTCAATTATTTAACAATGCTGTTTCAATTCATATTTCCTTTTCAAACTGAGTCAAATAATGGTCCTGGATTTGACAATATTTCTTGTCAATTTATATTCTATTTTATATCTTTTACAAGCTTTCCAGAGCCTGCTCATGAGAACCAACCCTAGAGCATGCTTACTGGTTGTAGACATGTTGTTTGTGGTGATGTGCAGTAGTTGGTTTAGTCTGATGAAAAATAAGTTTACATTTAGATTCAGACCATAAAACctttcagtttatatttaaatatggtTAGacaattattgtgtttttatcttgtcATTCCACCTTACATCTTCAGTGGTTGTAGGTCTCTTTGGTGACTTGCAGTGGCAGTCTTCCTCTTGTCTGGCCACTTAGTTTGGGAGAGCAAGTCtcatttaaagtctttttttttcaacatgttcCCTATCTGTGCTGCTTGCATCAACTAGccaatttattgaatttaataaaatgtaaatgttgctatttttgctttaatgtcTTATGATGATGTGGGTTTTAGCCCTGTTGTTCTCTACAGGCTCCCTTGGTATTTCCACCTCACTTTAATGCTAAGCGCATCTGGTACATTGTATGTATTCTGGATCTTTACACATTCTCTACTCTGGTAATATTTATAGGACTGTCTATGGGGCATATTAACTCTGCCTGCACATGGACTCACATTTAGCTGGTTTTGCTTTTGAGCTGAAAGAATGGGCTTCCTGCTATTCAGGGACTTGTTATGCCATAAAaaattttcttcttcctcctatTTTGGGTTGAATTTATTCCCCAGTTATTAGTGATTTAGTACACTTCCAAAAATCACCTTTTTTGTTGGTATTACATTTTAGCCTTTGTAtgcttttctgaaaaacttAAACAGTCCAAATTTGTAGGAAAAGATTCTTGGATtgaattcaaatgttttagccAAGATGATCAAGACAACTTATCTCATCTCAGTGTTCGTAAGAgtctcttttgttttattgtctttgtctTTTGGAAACAAATGAGGTCACAGGGACAAGTGCTTGCAGTGAAGTTTAAGCATTtgaatgaaaaagtatttattcggtaaaataaatatattttaatcacaTTATTGGAAAGTAAACATTATCTTATTTTCTAaccttccttttctttcctttattcttttatttttaggctcTGCTTTGCAGCGTCGCTGGCTATTGTTCCAACTCCTGATGCAGGTGTGGCTAGCGGCAAATCCATCTCTAAGTGATCGCCACTGCCCTAAGAGTTGTCGCTGTGATGGAAAAATTGTCTACTGTGAGTCAAGCGCCTTTCGTGATGTCCCCAAGAACCTTTCAGGAGGCTGTGAGGGCCTGTCGCTGCGGTACAACAGCCTCTCCAGTCTTCGCGCAGGACAGTTTGTTGGCCTCAACCACCTTATTTGGCTCTACTTGGACCATAATTACATTGCCTCTGTGGATGCAATGGCATTCCAGGGGGTCCGCAGGCTTAAAGAACTGATTCTAAGTTCGAACAAGATCACATCGCTCCATAATACAACATTTCATCCTGTCCCTAACTTGCGGAATTTGGACTTGTCATACAATAAACTGCAAGCCTTGCAACTTGGGCAATTCCAAGGGTTACGCAAACTTCTTAGTCTTCACATACGATCTAATTCACTAAAAACTCTCCCAATGCGTCTTTTTCAAGATTGCAGAAATCTTGAATTCCTTGATCTTGGTTACAATCGCCTCCGGAGTATCACTCGAAATGCACTTTCTGGACTTGTCAAACTCACTGAGTTGCATTTGGAGCACAATCAGTTCTCCAAGATCAATTTTTCCCATTTTCCTCGACTTTACAATCTACGAGCTCTTTACCTGCAGTGGAATCGCATTCGATCAATGAGCCAGGGCCTGACTTGGACCTGGGCCTCTGTCCAAAAACTGGATCTGTCAGGGAATGAACTGGCAGAAGTGGATCCTGTAGTTTACCAATGCTTACCAAACCTGCAGACTCTCAACCTAGACTCTAATAAGCTGACAAATGTTTCTCAGGAGGTTGTTGATGCTTGGATCTCACTGACCATGATTAGTTTAGCAGGAAATGTTTGGGACTGTAGCCCTGCCATCTGTCCTCTTGTGGCTTGGCTGAGAAATTTTAGAGGGGCAAAAGAGACCACAATGATTTGTGCCTCTCCCAAGAAAGCTCAAGGAGAGAAAGTGATGGATGCGATTGAAGCATTTGGGGTTTGCCAATCCCAGCAAGGGCCAGTACTCACAGTGAACATTACTCCAAACCTATCCAGGGTCCCTGTACAAACAGAATATAACCCATCTGTTCTGGCTTTGACAACTAGCTCGGGAAAGAGATCTGAGGGATCTCTTTGGGGTCCTACTTCATTGGCAGTTACCCCACCTGTTGCACTTCCTCCAGAGCAAGACTTAGAACCTGTCTCCTTCCATAAGATTGTGGCTGGAAGTGTTGCCCTGTTTCTGTCCGTTGCAATGATCCTCTTGGTAATTTATGTGTCCTGGAAGCGCTACCCTAATAGCGTGAAACAGCTCCAGGAGCACTCTGCCGCGGCTCGCAAGCGTCGCAAGAAACCCCGAGAGACGGAGCGCACCCTTAGCTCCCCTCTGCAGGAGTACTATGTGGACTACAAGCCCAACAATTCTGAGGCCATGGATGTGCTCGTCAATGGAACTGGACCGTGCACCTACACCATCTCAGGCTCCCGAGAATGCGAGGTATCACACACTACTAACACTACGCTcaaattaattgaataaaatgatGGCACAAGCAATTCTTTTGCTTGTAACACAATACTTCATGTTTTAAGATGGGTGTTTCACCTAAACCCAATCTCTTCTCACATGCATTGTTTGCTATGTCACAGAACAGcatataaaaacagacaaaatgaaagTTATTGTCACAGTACATGTTCTGTGGTTTGTGctatttgactttgttttttttttattatttatttttagcttatttATGTCCTTGTTTGGATTTCACAagctttttctttgtgttgtttttttggtatttttatagAACCATTTTTTGTCACCATTAAAACTTAAAGACGGCACCTACACGCTGGATGTGAATGACAGTAGTACTCTTTTTCCCACTAAATGGAGCTTCCTCAGAGCAAATGACTTCACACTTTTTCTTGACACAGCTATGACTCAAGATAGTTGTTGAAAAGCTTTGCAGTCCCCCAACAGCGTTGCCTTTCAGCTTTCCTTTCTTCCCTTTTATACTATTGCTGTAGTTACTTGCTTGTTTGCTCACTTGCCTAATTGATTAGTCAAGcataaactgaaatgaatacTTTCACTGGCCGTTGACACTTAAATTCACATTCATGGAGGtagggaaaaaaagtatttgttgcacacagacagaaacagtcTTTGATAGTCCTTAAAGGAGTGTGAatcctttgaaatgttttatacacAGCTAAgtgattttcttcaaaaaaagtatttacacacCACATCAATGCTGGAATAACACATTTCTCTTCTTGCTTTCACTTACTCTCCTCTTGTGTACTTGACCCGCAGTATAAGGATAAGGTAAACCTCTTATTCCAAGAAATACTTACCTCTGATTTTCCAGGTTACATTTGacatttattcataatttcACTGATCACATTAGAATTGTGATTATTGTGCCATTAGCTCATTTACCACCTATGTTGTGGggttgggctgcacagtggcgcagttggtagcactgttgccttgcagcaagaaggtcctgtgTTTGATTCCCAGGCCGGGCTCTTTCTGCTtggtttgcatgttctccctgtgcatgtgcgggttctctccgggtactccggcttcctcccacagtccaaaactgtcaggttaattggtctctctaaattctcccgaGGTGTGAGAATTTGCCATGTACAAAGTGAAGAAATGTAGTTTCATTTCTCATCTATATGGTGTGTAGTAACCATGCGGTAATTGTGATTATCCACGGATGTCCAGGGGTATCCGGTAAAGGCAGTAAATGCGGCGTCTGCCAGCTGTTGTGATTTAGCTGCCTCATTGATGTTTTACAGCTTATGTATTCTTTTTACAATagtttttgttgaagtttcTACAGCTGCACTCTGTCAGCGTTGTCTGACAAGTGTGGCTTGATGTTGTAAAATCGCCCTGAATTAGCATCTTTGCTAGTGTCAGCGAAAATGTGCTTTGCTCGAAGATGGTCTTTTAAACACTCTGCGTTTTGgtgaaaacagaatttattgTTGCAATATGTGCATACCACCTTGATTTTATCCACAGCTCTTTAAGGGAGTTTTATCAAGCTACATTTGGTGCTGAGCACACCAGTTTGACTCAACTTGCTCATCTTTTCACTCGCATTTGCGACTTTGCGTTGTTGACCAAAACTGTGTGATTCATTGTTGTGAATCAGGTTGCCCTCTACAGGAGAGAGGACATAATAGGTTATGCAATTAATTTGCATTATATAATATTATCACATTAAACTTTTTAGATCAGTCACATGcatgtgtaaatgttttcaagCTTAGCATAAATTTAGGCTTTACTTTGCTGTTCTAGTTAGTTGCTCAC
Proteins encoded:
- the LOC114150047 gene encoding leucine-rich repeat transmembrane neuronal protein 4 yields the protein MGSALQRRWLLFQLLMQVWLAANPSLSDRHCPKSCRCDGKIVYCESSAFRDVPKNLSGGCEGLSLRYNSLSSLRAGQFVGLNHLIWLYLDHNYIASVDAMAFQGVRRLKELILSSNKITSLHNTTFHPVPNLRNLDLSYNKLQALQLGQFQGLRKLLSLHIRSNSLKTLPMRLFQDCRNLEFLDLGYNRLRSITRNALSGLVKLTELHLEHNQFSKINFSHFPRLYNLRALYLQWNRIRSMSQGLTWTWASVQKLDLSGNELAEVDPVVYQCLPNLQTLNLDSNKLTNVSQEVVDAWISLTMISLAGNVWDCSPAICPLVAWLRNFRGAKETTMICASPKKAQGEKVMDAIEAFGVCQSQQGPVLTVNITPNLSRVPVQTEYNPSVLALTTSSGKRSEGSLWGPTSLAVTPPVALPPEQDLEPVSFHKIVAGSVALFLSVAMILLVIYVSWKRYPNSVKQLQEHSAAARKRRKKPRETERTLSSPLQEYYVDYKPNNSEAMDVLVNGTGPCTYTISGSRECEVPHQMGALTFYRYEQPIVDYCQAHQPLRLNMGYEGPPQGLEGLEDLGPCDRGTIQTVALPAVPSVASIGGPVPGARSPPPPLMQQTEGPSSGPYPPPERTGTLKFGR